TGAATTGAATCAGCACATGCCAAAGAAAAAAGGAAACAAGACCTTCCCCTTTAATGAGATTTGATTTTTTTAATAGAAGGGGGGTGGTGTGAGGTGAGGCAGAAAAAAAATCAGACGAAAAGTGAGGAGAAGCTATCAACTCCCTCTTTAGAAGTAGAGATTTTAGTGCTATATTATTATCTTCTATACGGTGACTCTCAAATGCATTCTTCACAATCTTGCAAAAGAAGGTTGAATCCTAGCGAGGAGAGTTAGTACATCACTTATCCTAAATTAATGCATAACTTTTCCATGTCTAATCCTAAATTAATGCATCACTTATCCTAATTAATGCATCACTTCCTCAAGCTCAGCGTACAATGGCCTATAAATAGCAACCCATATGCAGCATATGTGATTCAAAACAGAAACATAATACAATATAGAGCAACTGTGCGCACATCTTAGTGATTAGCATGGAGGCCAAGCTTGTAGTCATCCTTGCGGCCTGCTTGTTGATTTCCTTTAGCAATGGAGGTACGCATGTAGTATACAGTATCGTTTTCGCACACAAATACCTGAACACATCGCTACTTCGCATTTGCGATGTCATTTTGCGAGGGTTTGTGGTTGTTGCATGTTATGTATATTTGTTGGGTTGACCGTGGTGTCATGGAGTTTCTTTCTTAGCGAGTAGTCCGCATGTGGTCTATATGTATCGGTTTTCGTCCGGTTTTCCGTTAATTaattgggcaattctcttcttcttaattaatcgatgacgCAAATTTTTGCCtccgttttaaaaaaaaaatctaaatattctccatttcatatgtacttcctccgttcctaaatattttttctttttagagattttaaatggactaccacatatagatgtatataaacatattttagtgtagattcattcattttgttttgtatgtagtcatttgttgagatCTCTAAAagcaaatatttagaaacgaagaaAGATCACGTACACCAGGAACTAATGACCAGACAATGCAGGAGATGCACAGTGCACGGTGAAAGACCTCGTCGTCGCCCAGACCACGGCGCCGACGCAGCCCGGAGAGACGTACCCGAAGCATGTGGTGACGGTGAAGAACACTTGCGTTTGCATGCAGCTCAACGTGAAGATGGACTGCGCGGGGTTCGACTCCTCAATCGACGTCGTCCCTGCTGACACGATCACGCCGGACGGCGACAATGCGCTCTGCAACCTCAATGGCGGTCGTCCGGTGTATGGAAACGGCACGGTCACGTTCAGCTACGCGTGGAGCACAGACATCAGCTTCCGGCCCGTCTCGTCGTACATGGAATGTTCCGTAGCACCATAATGTTTAAGGACTCATTTTACAAAAAAATGTTTAAGGACTCTAAAAACCATGGAAAAGTATACAGCTGGTAGTGGAAAGAACGAAGCGCAGGAAATAAATGGAGTATACTTGCCGactcttatttatttattattttgtgGGGAAATTTTTCGGTTTATTCATCAACGGTTTACCATGATGTTTAGATACTTCCTCCCGTTCTTTTTAAGTCTACATATAATTTTTGTTCAAAGTCAAAGTATTTTTATCTTAACATAACTTAcagaaaaaaaatatcaacattcacaatatcaaattaatattgttagattcatgcgAGAGTATTAAATGTTATGTGCCTGGGCACCTAGGTGCCCCAAACATATATATAGTATTGTAGTTGTTGATATTTTTGAaaataaatttgatcaaactttgtaaagtttgacttaatCCAAATCTAATAAGCGGAATAAAAATGACCGGAGGGAGTACTCCGGCAGACATGCAACGACAGATGTTTTATTAAACGGATGCAAGGACTCTATGTATTTTTTTTAATGAAAACATGCGCACAGCTTCCTCTCAAACGGCGTCACAGGGTGGTGTCCCAAACACTAGTCTTGTTTCATTTGTTCGCCCTCGTCGTTGCATACCGTGCATCAAAACTCAAGCGATGACCATGGTCATGGCCAGGTGGTCGAAATTGTCCAGCAGGCGATGAAaacattttatttcattttttgagaAAACAAGAGCTTGTATTTGGGATCACAATCACAATAGTGGAAGGGAAAAGCAGGCTCACGATCACGAGCACCACAAGCATCACAAATTTCACGCCTTTGGTTTTTGCCCAATGACCATAATCTCGCAATCTGCTCGGTCATTTTCTAAAGCGGCACCAAAAGGTTCGGGCCTTTGATTATGGTCACTGATCTCGAAGCAGGTTTTTGCCCAGTGACCATAATGTCACAACCTCTCTAGGACACCACAAAGGGGGCACAGTCCATCGATAGGCCCATGTCATTTGATGACCTCAGTCCTCGACGGGAGACAATCAGGCATAAACTGCCACACAAAGATCTTGATCTTAAAATGGGAGGCGTTTTGCACAAAGGTGTGGACCACACAAAGAGTCAGTGCACGACATAGAGTCTGGTATGCCGAGCCGGTAGAGAACACCCCCGACGAGGACAAAAGCATCGACAAGAGGGGCCGGCCGAAGGGTGACCCAAGCTACAGTTTTCTCGGGCCCAAGGGGTTGTTTAGATTGCGCCAGGGTCCACCTCACCAATCGCGGGCGCACCAATTTATTGGCGGCCGATTCCGCCACCCGCGTCTCGCCAACAAATTGGTGTTGGATTGAACTAGTGCGACAGGGCAGGCCAGGGCACACCGATTATTTGGAAGCCATCTAAACACCTACCCTATGCATGATTAACACCAATATTTTGGATAGGCATCGATGGGCGtcgatccaaacagcccctaaatGTCCATAGGAACAAGACGTTCCAATTTCCATTGTGGGCGGCCGAGGCATGCAATATCATCGGGTCCGAGCACATAGCAAAACAAGTATAGGAACTCGACAAACAATTGAGATCCACCCCAACCATGTGTCAAACCAGAAGATGGTCCCGTCTCCATCACCTATGGGAACAGATAACCCAAGCTGAGTCTCGTGCTTGATCGACTGGATATACTTCCAGAACTGGGACCCCTCCCTATGCTCACAATTAAGAAGAGGATACTTTGCTTTCATAAGTAGTAGCCACNNNNNNNNNNNNNNNNNNNNNNNNNNNNNNNNNNNNNNNNNNNNNNNNNNNNNNNNNNNNNNNNNNNNNNNNNNNNNNNNNNNNNNNNNNNNNNNNNNNNNNNNNNNNNNNNNNNNNNNNNNNNNNNNNNNNNNNNNNNNNNNNNNNNNNNNNNNNNNNNNNNNNNNNNNNNNNNNNNNNNNNNNNNNNNNNNNNNNNNNNNNNNNNNNNNNNNNNNNNNNNNNNNNNNNNNNNNNNNNNNNNNNNNNNNNNNNNNNNNNNNNNNNNNNNNNNNNNNNNNNNNNNNNNNNNNNNNNNNNNNNNNNNNNNNNNNNNNNNNNNNNNNNNNNNNNNNNNNNNNNNNNNNNNNNNNNNNNNNNNNNNNNNNNNNNNNNNNNNNNNNNNNNNNNNNNNNNNNNNNNNNNNNTCAGATAATCCTCCTTACCTATCTCAGCATAAGGGCCACAttcatgtgacgagacgcaagaatACATAGATCCACATGTCCTCGGGCAAGCATATATCCACCCACTTGACCACATGGTGGTATTTTTTCCGCCTACCCGCCGCCTACGATAAGAATCGTGATAGGTCCTTTTCAAAGGAGCTACGCACACCTTCTGACAAAATTTACAACCCCATCATATACATGGGAGGCTCGAGAGACTGGAAATCGATAAGCATTGGTTTACTCCCTTTGGGGTAAATCGCATGCACCACGACTCCGACCGAGATGTGACCTGTCTTGCAGCCGGGTCAAAACTCGAACAAGGATCCTCGAGTCAGATAACAGCGTCCCCAATTACTCAATGAGAAAGGCGGACAATCTACGATTAAGGTTGTTCGCAATCCATTGTTGATCCTCAACTGGATACCCCAAAATCACAACCTCACTCTTATCGAAATTGATCTTAAGGCCGGACATGGCCTCAAAGCAGAGGAGAAGAAACTTGTGGTTGATGATAACTAGTTCTGACCCCTCTACCATGATCATGATGTCATTCACATCCCGGAGGTGAGTAACATCACCTCATTCGAAGAAAAAACACCTCTTGGAA
The sequence above is a segment of the Triticum dicoccoides isolate Atlit2015 ecotype Zavitan chromosome 1A, WEW_v2.0, whole genome shotgun sequence genome. Coding sequences within it:
- the LOC119312981 gene encoding uncharacterized protein LOC119312981; translated protein: MEAKLVVILAACLLISFSNGGDAQCTVKDLVVAQTTAPTQPGETYPKHVVTVKNTCVCMQLNVKMDCAGFDSSIDVVPADTITPDGDNALCNLNGGRPVYGNGTVTFSYAWSTDISFRPVSSYMECSVAP